A single Cyclopterus lumpus isolate fCycLum1 chromosome 1, fCycLum1.pri, whole genome shotgun sequence DNA region contains:
- the rnaseh2a gene encoding ribonuclease H2 subunit A, with amino-acid sequence MDLSPFDTDNSVSCRLASQIPDVCRTEDCCLGIDEAGRGPVLGPMVYGICFCPVSKKQELKESKVADSKTLTEAERENLFRALDEARSYIGWALQILSPNTISTSMLQRTKYNLNALSHDTAIGLVQYALDSGVQLKEVFVDTVGPAEKYEEKLSKLFPGIEVTVRPKADSLFPVVSAASICAKVARDRIVKGWKFAEDLEDVDADYGSGYPSDPKTKAWLLKYLDPVFGYPQFVRFSWSTAQTLMDSKGVTVHWDDEDEDGEKAAQRQNNKSMLAYFSASAGGNEQNPTRQTHRFFSERRLKSLDTL; translated from the exons ATGGACCTCAGCCCCTTTGACACAGACAACTCGGTCAGCTGCCGACTGGCCTCTCAGATCCCTGATGTCTGCCGGACTGAGGACTGCTGTTTGGGCATCGACGAGGCCGGCCGGGGGCCCGTGCTGG GGCCGATGGTGTATGGAATATGTTTCTGTCCGGTTTCCAAAAAGCAGGAGCTGAAGGAATCCAAAGTGGCAG ATTCAAAGACTCTGAccgaggcagaaagagagaatcTTTTCCGAGCACTGGATGAAGCCCGGAGTTATATCGGCTGGGCTCTGCAGATTCTCTCCCCGAACACCATCTCCACCAGCATGTTGCAGAG GACAAAATACAACCTGAACGCCCTCTCGCATGACACCGCTATTGGTCTGGTCCAGTATGCCTTGGACAGTGGAGTTCAGCTCAAAGAG GTCTTCGTGGACACGGTCGGACCGGCAGAGAAGTACGAGGAGAAACTCTCGAAGCTTTTCCCAGGTATCGAGGTGACGGTGAGGCCAAAGGCCGACTCCCTCTTCCCCGTCGTCAGTGCCGCCAGTATATGTGCGAAG GTGGCCCGGGATCGCATTGTGAAGGGCTGGAAGTTCGCCGAGGACCTGGAAGACGTGGATGCAGACTACGGCTCCGGATACCCCAGTG ACCCCAAGACTAAAGCGTGGTTGCTGAAGTACCTGGACCCAGTGTTCGGTTACCCTCAGTTTGTTCGATTTAGCTGGAGCACTGCCCAAACCCTGATGGACAGCAAGGGTGTGACAGTccactg ggacgacgaggacgaggacggggAGAAGGCTGCCCAGCGGCAGAACAACAAGTCCATGTTGGCCTACTTCAGTGCATCAGCTGGAGGTAACGAGCAAAACCCGACCCGCCAGACGCACCGCTTCTTCAGCGAGCGCAGGCTGAAGAGCCTCGACACACTCTGA